A window from Setaria italica strain Yugu1 chromosome VIII, Setaria_italica_v2.0, whole genome shotgun sequence encodes these proteins:
- the LOC101763746 gene encoding anthocyanidin 3-O-glucosyltransferase: MHASSIQSQKNTQLQPVPTHLTQTMSGGGNGSGSAGGAAHVVMFPWLAFGHISPFAQLTRRLISGDETLRVTFLTAAGNVPRVEAMLAEAAGAVAVLPLDLPSVKGLPPAAASTAELSADGAELLKVALDGTRPQVATLLAELRPDAVLFDFAVPWVCDVAAPLGVRALYFNVYSAATLALLTVPARCPGGQRPSAHELTAAPAGFPSDSPLVTLPAYQAANLTYAFQSFYGMPSAYDRFIECFKGCFGTVMKTCAEMEGPYIDYISAQIGKPVLLAGPVVPEPPEGELEERWSSWLSSFPENAVVFASFGSETFLPAAAATELLLGLEATNRPFLVVLNFPKGADAEEELRARVPPGFEDRVKGRGVLHTGWVQQQHILLHPSVGCYVNHSGFSSVAEGLAAGCRLVLLPMKTDQYINAAVFARELHVGVEVARRSEDGWFGCDAVSDAVAAAMAAGGDGEGRKWREFLLDDAVQKGFAAEFLRNLKGLVSGPNYKT; this comes from the coding sequence CCTGGCTCGCCTTCGGCCACATCAGCCCGTTCGCCCAACTGACGCGCAGGCTCATCTCCGGCGACGAGACGCTCCGTGTAACGTTCCTGACGGCCGCCGGGAACGTGCCCCGCGTCGAGGCGATGCTGGCGGAGGCCGCTGGCGCGGTGGCAGTCCTGCCGCTGGACCTGCCAAGCGTGAAGGGTctgcccccggccgccgcgagcACGGCTGAGCTCTCGGCCGACGGCGCCGAGCTTCTTAAGGTCGCCCTCGACGGCACCCGGCCGCAGGTCGCCACGCTCCTCGCGGAGCTCCGCCCGGACGCCGTGCTGTTCGACTTCGCCGTGCCGTGGGTTTGCGACGTCGCGGCGCCCCTCGGCGTCAGGGCGCTCTACTTCAATGTCTATTCCGCCGCAACCCTCGCGCTCCTCACCGTCCCTGCGCGGTGTCCCGGTGGGCAGCGCCCGTCGGCGCACGAGCTCACTGCGGCGCCCGCCGGCTTCCCGTCGGACTCGCCGCTCGTCACGCTGCCGGCGTACCAGGCAGCCAACCTGACGTACGCGTTCCAGAGCTTCTACGGCATGCCGAGCGCGTACGACCGTTTCATCGAATGCTTCAAGGGCTGCTTCGGCACCGTCATGAAGACCTGTGCCGAGATGGAGGGCCCCTACATCGACTACATCTCGGCCCAGATCGGCAAGCCCGTGCTCCTGGCCGGACCCGTCGTCCCGGAGCCACCGGAAGGCGAGCTCGAGGAGCGGTGGTCGAGCTGGCTGTCGTCGTTCCCCGAAAAcgccgtcgtcttcgcctcgttCGGCAGCGAGACGTTCcttccggccgccgcggccacagAGCTTCTCCTCGGCCTAGAGGCGACCAACCGCCCGTTCCTCGTGGTGCTGAATTTTCCCAAGGGTGCGGACGCCGAAGAAGAGCTCAGGGCGCGCGTTCCGCCGGGGTTCGAGGACAGGGTGAAGGGGAGAGGGGTCTTGCACACGGGGtgggtgcagcagcagcacatctTGCTGCACCCGAGCGTGGGGTGCTACGTGAACCACTCCGGGTTCAGCTCGGTGGCGGaggggctcgccgccggctgccggctGGTGCTGCTGCCGATGAAGACTGACCAGTACATCAATGCGGCGGTGTTCGCGCGTGAGCTCCACGTCGGTGTGGAGGTAGCTCGGCGCAGCGAGGACGGATGGTTTGGCTGCGATGCGGTCAGTGATGCTGTAGCTGCTGCCATGGCGGCTGGCGGGGACGGGGAGGGGAGGAAGTGGAGGGAGTTCTTGTTGGACGACGCCGTGCAGAAGGGGTTTGCTGCTGAGTTCCTCAGAAACCTTAAGGGGCTCGTCTCAGGGCCTAACTATAAAACATGA